A genome region from Amblyraja radiata isolate CabotCenter1 chromosome 4, sAmbRad1.1.pri, whole genome shotgun sequence includes the following:
- the LOC116972287 gene encoding syntenin-1, whose product MSLYPSLEDLKVDKVIQAQSSYVANSGNLAILSETATSEQSDGALYPRLYPELSQYMGLDLNNEEIQKNMSLVVASDQTVARPSSLNNMVAPVTGNDVGLQRAEVKKGIREIILCKDQDGKIGIRLKSIDNGIFVQLVQANSPASLAGLRFGDQVLQINGDNCAGWSSDRSHKVLKQASDQKISLIVRDRPFERTITMHKDSTGHVGFIFKNGKITSIVKDSSAARNGLLTEHNICEVNGQNIIGLKDPQSADILATAGNVITITIMPSYIHEHMMKRMASSIVKSLMDHGIPEV is encoded by the exons ATGTCTTTGTATCCATCCCTAGAAGACCTTAAAGTGGACAAGGTGATCCAG GCTCAATCTTCCTATGTGGCGAATTCTGGAAATCTCGCAATCTTATCTGAAACTGCAACTTCTGAACAGTCAGATGGAG CCCTTTACCCCCGTCTGTATCCTGAATTGTCGCAGTATATGGGGCTTGATCTGAATAATGAAGAGATACAAAAGAATATGAGCCTGGTTGTAGCTTCTGAT CAAACTGTTGCCAGACCATCCAGTCTCAATAACATGGTGGCACCAGTGACTGGAAATGACGTGGGCCTCCAGAGAGCTGAAGTAAAGAAAGGTATTCGGGAAATAATACTCTGCAAAGATCAAGATGGCAAGATTGGCATTCGCCTTAAATCAATTGACAAT GGTATCTTTGTTCAACTTGTACAGGCCAATTCTCCAGCTTCTTTGGCTGGCTTACGGTTTGGTGACCAGGTTCTGCAGATAAATGGTGATAATTGTGCAGGTTGGAGCAGTGACAGGAGTCATAAAGTGCTGAAACAAGCTTCTGATCAAAAAATTAGTCTCATTGTACGTGACAG GCCTTTTGAACGGACCATTACTATGCACAAAGACAGCACAGGACATGTTGGCTTCATTTTCAAGAATGGAAAAATTACCTCAATTGTAAAAGACAGCTCAGCAGCCAGAAATGGACTCCTAACTGAACATAACATTTGTGAGGTTAATGGGCAGAACATCATTGGCTTGAAG GATCCGCAAAGCGCTGATATTCTAGCAACAGCAGGGAATGTAATTACCATTACCATCATGCCATCATATATTCATGAACATATGATGAAGAG GATGGCCTCAAGCATCGTTAAGTCCCTAATGGATCATGGTATTCCTGAGGTGTGA